Below is a genomic region from Acidobacteriota bacterium.
GCTCGACAACGAACGTCGGCTGCGGCGGCTCCCATTGATCGCCTCGATCTTCGGTTGGAATGCCCCCGTAGTCCTGATGATATATCCTAGGTCGACATGATGGCCTGCCGGAAGAGGGGAAACGGGAAGAGAATATCGCACCTGGAGGAAAAAAGCAGAGGATACATCCTATCCTTATCGGGATGCCCTGACATTCGTGTCGGGTATCCCGATACCAATCAGTCCGCTCGTTCCCAGTTCGCTTCAAACGTATTGTCATAGAGGGTGTATAAATAGCCCAGCATTCGGCCCACCCCCGGTTGTACACCCTCCTGCTGCCGCCAATAGGTGAGATAGATGGCCGGAACCATATGAGGGTCGCTGGATTTTTCTTCCACGTCGATGTTCTGCCAGACCTCTCTTTTCTCCATGACCCGCCAAAGAGTGCCGTGGGCTTTGCTGCGCACGGTCTGTCCGACTTCAGGCAATCCTTTTTGCTGAATAATCTCCTGATAAGCGTTCATGGATGCCTCCTCGATTTGATGAGATAGCCGTTAGATAAAACTTAGGCCTCTTCCCAAAGAGTTTCAAGTTTGTCCTGTGAAGGAGATCATTCCATGACGCCCCAGGCACGCCGGCGCTGCTGGACTGTCTCGCCTATAGTGTTCCATAGGGCGCTCGACGCCCTGCCCAAATTTCGCGGACACAGCAGACTTTCCACCTGGCTCTACAGGATTGCCTGGCGTGAGGGTCTGCGGAATTTACAGAAGCGGAAATCGTCCACGCGGAATGAAACGCCGATCGATGATGCCCACGATCCGGCGGATCCGGGCGAAAGCGCTCTCGAGGCGCTGGAAAGATGGGAAACCGCCGAATGCGTGCAGCGGGCATTATCCGGACTTCCGGTGAGGGACCGGGAAATACTCGCCCTGAGA
It encodes:
- a CDS encoding RNA polymerase sigma factor — encoded protein: MTPQARRRCWTVSPIVFHRALDALPKFRGHSRLSTWLYRIAWREGLRNLQKRKSSTRNETPIDDAHDPADPGESALEALERWETAECVQRALSGLPVRDREILALRYMEDLKVAELAERMNMPVGTVKAQIHRALARLKTLLERHHDA